Proteins encoded together in one Urocitellus parryii isolate mUroPar1 chromosome 3, mUroPar1.hap1, whole genome shotgun sequence window:
- the Morc2 gene encoding ATPase MORC2 isoform X2, protein MAFTNYSSLNRAQLTFEYLHTNSTTHEFLFGALAELVDNARDADATRIDIYAERREDLRGGFMLCFLDDGAGMDPSDAASVIQFGKSAKRTPESTQIGQYGNGLKSGSMRIGKDFILFTKKEDTMTCLFLSRTFHEEEGIDEVIVPLPTWNTRTREPVTDNVEKFAIETELIYKYSPFRTEEEVMTQFMKIPGNSGTLVIIFNLKLMDNGEPELDIISNPRDIQMAETSPEGTKPERRSFRAYAAVLYIDPRMRIFIHGHKVQTKRLSCCLYKPRMYKYTSSRFKTRAEQEVKKAEHVARIAEEKAREAESKARTLEVRLGGDLTRDSRVMLRQVQNTAITLRREADVKKRIKEAKQRALKEPKELNFVFGVNIEHRDLDGMFIYNCSRLIKMYEKVGPQLEGGMACGGVVGVVDVPYLVLEPTHNKQDFADAKEYRHLLRAMGEHLAQYWKDIAIAQRGIIKFWDEFGYLSANWNQPPSSELRYKRRRAMEIPTTIQCDLCLKWRTLPFQLSSVEKDYPDTWVCSMNPDPEQDRCEASEQKQKVPLGTFKKDLKTQEEKQKQLTEKIRQQQEKLEALQKTTPIRSQADLKKLPLEVTTRPSTEEPARRPQRPRSPPLPAVIKNAPSRPPSLQTSRPASQTRKAPVINSLPKPPALATRVEASTSRLLQPPEAPRKPANSLVKTVPRSAPLVQPLSPSLLPNSKSLREVPAPKAIKTPVVKKPEPPIKLSPATPGRKRSLGVSDEEEAEEEPEKRKERCKRGKFAVKEERKESNELSDSAGEEDPADLKKAQKDKGLHVEVRVNREWYTGRVTAVEVGKNVVRWKVKFDYVPTDTTPRDRWVEKGSEDVRLMKPPSPEYQSPDTQQEGGEEEEAVVAQQAVAMAEPSTSDCIRIEPDTTAPNTNHETIDLLVQILRNCLRYFLPPSFPISKKELSAMNSDELISFPLKEYFKQYEVGLQNLCHSYQSRADSRAKASEESLRTSERKLRETEEKLQKLRTNIVALLQKDIDINTDDELDAYIEDLITKGD, encoded by the exons ATGGCTTTCACAAATTATAGCAGTCTGAATCGAGCTCAGCTAACATTTGAATATCTACACACAAATTC AACCACTCATGAATTCTTGTTTGGTGCTCTTGCTGAACTGGTTGATAATGCAAG AGATGCTGATGCGACTAGAATTGATATTTATGCAG AAAGACGAGAGGACCTTCGAGGAGGATTTATGCTTTGCTTTTTGGATGATGGAGCAGGAATGGATCCAA GTGATGCTGCCAGTGTAATCCAGTTTGGCAAGTCGGCCAAACGAACACCTGAGTCTACCCAGATTGGGCAGTACGGGAATGGGTTAAAATC ggGCTCAATGCGAATTGGGAAGGATTTTATCCTCTTCACCAAGAAGGAAGACACCATGACTTGCCTCTTCCTGTCTCGTACTTTTCATGAAGAAGAAGGCATTGATGAA GTGATTGTTCCATTGCCTACCTGGAATACTCGGACCCGGGAACCTGTCACAGACAATGTGGAGAAGTTTGCCATCGAGACAGAACTCATCTACAAGTACTCTCCTTTCCGCACAGAGGAGGAAGTGATGACCCAGTTCATGAAGATTCCTGGGAACAGTG GAACACTGGTGATCATCTTTAATCTCAAACTAATGGATAACGGAGAGCCTGAACTAGACATAATCTCAAATCCAAGAGATATCCAGATGGCAGAAACCTCCCCAGAGGGCAC GAAGCCAGAGCGACGCTCCTTCCGAGCCTATGCTGCTGTGCTCTATATTGATCCCCGCATGAGGATCTTCATCCATGGGCACAAGGTGCAGACCAAGAGGCTCTCTTGCTGCCTATACAAGCCCAG GATGTACAAGTACACATCAAGCCGCTTCAAGACCCGTGCTGAGCAGGAGGTGAAGAAAGCAGAGCATGTAGCTCGAATTG CTGAAGAGAAAGCCCGGGAGGCAGAGAGCAAAGCTCGGACATTAGAAGTACGCCTGGGTGGAGATCTCACTCGGGACTCCAGG GTCATGTTGCGACAGGTCCAGAATACAGCCATTACTCTGCGCAGAGAAGCTGATGTCAAGAAGAGGATCAAGGAGGCCAAGCAGCG AGCACTCAAAGAACCTAAGGAACTGAATTTTGTTTTTGGGGTCAACATTGAACACCGGGACCTAGATGGCATGTTCATCTATAACTGTAGTCGCCTGATAAAGATGTATGAGAAAGTGGGCCCACAATTGGAAGGGGGCAT GGCATGTGGAGGGGTTGTTGGAGTTGTCGATGTGCCCTACTTGGTCCTAGAACCTACACACAACAAACAGGACTTTGCTGATGCCAAGGAGTACCGGCACCTGCTGCGAGCTATGGGGGAGCACCTGGCACAGTATTGGAAGGACATTGCCATTG CCCAGCGTGGAATCATCAAGTTCTGGGATGAGTTTGGCTATCTCTCTGCCAACTGGAACCAGCCCCCATCCAGTGAGTTGCGATACAAACGCCGGAGAGCTATGGAAATCCCTACCACCATTCAGTGTG ATTTGTGTCTGAAGTGGAGGACCCTCCCCTTCCAGTTGAGTTCAGTGGAAAAAGATTACCCTGACACCTGGGTTTGTTCCATGAACCCTGATCCTGAGCAGGACCG GTGTGAGGCTTCTGAACAGAAGCAAAAGGTTCCCCTGGGGACATTCAAAAAGGACCTGAAAAcccaggaagagaagcagaaacAGCTAACAGAAAAAATCCGCCAGCAGCAGGAGAAGTTAGAGGCCCTTCAG AAAACCACACCCATCCGCTCCCAAGCTGACCTGAAGAAATTGCCCTTGGAAGTGACCACCAGACCTTCCACTGAG GAACCTGCGCGGAGACCTCAGCGTCCTCGGTCACCCCCTTTACCTGCTGTGATAAAGAATGCCCCGAGCAGACCTCCTTCCCTGCAAACTTCCAGACCAGCCAGCCAAACTCGAAAAGCCCCTGTCATCAACAGCCTTCCAAAGCCACCTGCTCTGGCAACCCGGGTAGAGGCCAGTACCTCTAGACTTCTCCAGCCACCAGAGGCACCTCGAAAACCTGCAAATAGTCTGGTCAAGACTGTGCCCCGCTCTGCTCCTCTGGTTCAGCCACTGTCACCATCTCTGTTACCTAACTCCAAGAGCCTTCGGGAGGTCCCTGCCCCCAAAGCCATCAAGACTCCAGTGGTCAAGAAGCCAGAGCCACCTATTAAACTCTCCCCG GCTACCCCTGGTCGGAAGCGGAGTCTTGGGGTCTCTGATGAGGAAGAAGCTGAGGAAGAGCCTGAGAAGAGGAAGGAGCGGTGCAAGAGGGGCAAATTTGctgtgaaggaggaaaggaaggaatcaAATGAG TTGTCAGACAGTGCTGGGGAAGAGGACCCAGCTGACCTCAAGAAAGCTCAGAAAG ATAAAGGGCTGCACGTGGAGGTACGTGTGAACAGAGAGTGGTACACAGGCCGTGTCACAGCTGTGGAGGTGGGCAAGAATGTGGTACGGTGGAAGGTGAAATTTGACTATGTACCCACAGATACGACTCCAAGAGATCGCTG GGTGGAGAAAGGCAGTGAAGATGTGAGGCTGATGAAGCCACCCTCTCCAGAGTATCAGAGCCCTGACACACAGCaagagggtggggaggaagaggaggccgTAGTGGCCCAGCAGGCTGTAGCCATGGCAGAGCCCTCCACCTCTGACTGCATCCGCATTGAGCCTGATACCACTGCCCCAAACACCAACCATGAGACAATTGACTTGCTGGTCCAGATTCTCCg GAATTGCTTACGGTATTTCCTGCCTCCGAGTTTTCCCATCTCTAAGAAGGAACTGAGTGCTATGAATTCAGATGAGCTAATATCTTTTCCCCTG
- the Morc2 gene encoding ATPase MORC2 isoform X1 produces the protein MAFTNYSSLNRAQLTFEYLHTNSTTHEFLFGALAELVDNARDADATRIDIYAERREDLRGGFMLCFLDDGAGMDPSDAASVIQFGKSAKRTPESTQIGQYGNGLKSGSMRIGKDFILFTKKEDTMTCLFLSRTFHEEEGIDEVIVPLPTWNTRTREPVTDNVEKFAIETELIYKYSPFRTEEEVMTQFMKIPGNSGTLVIIFNLKLMDNGEPELDIISNPRDIQMAETSPEGTKPERRSFRAYAAVLYIDPRMRIFIHGHKVQTKRLSCCLYKPRMYKYTSSRFKTRAEQEVKKAEHVARIAEEKAREAESKARTLEVRLGGDLTRDSRVMLRQVQNTAITLRREADVKKRIKEAKQRALKEPKELNFVFGVNIEHRDLDGMFIYNCSRLIKMYEKVGPQLEGGMACGGVVGVVDVPYLVLEPTHNKQDFADAKEYRHLLRAMGEHLAQYWKDIAIAQRGIIKFWDEFGYLSANWNQPPSSELRYKRRRAMEIPTTIQCDLCLKWRTLPFQLSSVEKDYPDTWVCSMNPDPEQDRCEASEQKQKVPLGTFKKDLKTQEEKQKQLTEKIRQQQEKLEALQKTTPIRSQADLKKLPLEVTTRPSTEEPARRPQRPRSPPLPAVIKNAPSRPPSLQTSRPASQTRKAPVINSLPKPPALATRVEASTSRLLQPPEAPRKPANSLVKTVPRSAPLVQPLSPSLLPNSKSLREVPAPKAIKTPVVKKPEPPIKLSPATPGRKRSLGVSDEEEAEEEPEKRKERCKRGKFAVKEERKESNELSDSAGEEDPADLKKAQKDKGLHVEVRVNREWYTGRVTAVEVGKNVVRWKVKFDYVPTDTTPRDRWVEKGSEDVRLMKPPSPEYQSPDTQQEGGEEEEAVVAQQAVAMAEPSTSDCIRIEPDTTAPNTNHETIDLLVQILRNCLRYFLPPSFPISKKELSAMNSDELISFPLKEYFKQYEVGLQNLCHSYQSRADSRAKASEESLRTSERKLRETEEKLQKLRTNIVALLQKVQEDIDINTDDELDAYIEDLITKGD, from the exons ATGGCTTTCACAAATTATAGCAGTCTGAATCGAGCTCAGCTAACATTTGAATATCTACACACAAATTC AACCACTCATGAATTCTTGTTTGGTGCTCTTGCTGAACTGGTTGATAATGCAAG AGATGCTGATGCGACTAGAATTGATATTTATGCAG AAAGACGAGAGGACCTTCGAGGAGGATTTATGCTTTGCTTTTTGGATGATGGAGCAGGAATGGATCCAA GTGATGCTGCCAGTGTAATCCAGTTTGGCAAGTCGGCCAAACGAACACCTGAGTCTACCCAGATTGGGCAGTACGGGAATGGGTTAAAATC ggGCTCAATGCGAATTGGGAAGGATTTTATCCTCTTCACCAAGAAGGAAGACACCATGACTTGCCTCTTCCTGTCTCGTACTTTTCATGAAGAAGAAGGCATTGATGAA GTGATTGTTCCATTGCCTACCTGGAATACTCGGACCCGGGAACCTGTCACAGACAATGTGGAGAAGTTTGCCATCGAGACAGAACTCATCTACAAGTACTCTCCTTTCCGCACAGAGGAGGAAGTGATGACCCAGTTCATGAAGATTCCTGGGAACAGTG GAACACTGGTGATCATCTTTAATCTCAAACTAATGGATAACGGAGAGCCTGAACTAGACATAATCTCAAATCCAAGAGATATCCAGATGGCAGAAACCTCCCCAGAGGGCAC GAAGCCAGAGCGACGCTCCTTCCGAGCCTATGCTGCTGTGCTCTATATTGATCCCCGCATGAGGATCTTCATCCATGGGCACAAGGTGCAGACCAAGAGGCTCTCTTGCTGCCTATACAAGCCCAG GATGTACAAGTACACATCAAGCCGCTTCAAGACCCGTGCTGAGCAGGAGGTGAAGAAAGCAGAGCATGTAGCTCGAATTG CTGAAGAGAAAGCCCGGGAGGCAGAGAGCAAAGCTCGGACATTAGAAGTACGCCTGGGTGGAGATCTCACTCGGGACTCCAGG GTCATGTTGCGACAGGTCCAGAATACAGCCATTACTCTGCGCAGAGAAGCTGATGTCAAGAAGAGGATCAAGGAGGCCAAGCAGCG AGCACTCAAAGAACCTAAGGAACTGAATTTTGTTTTTGGGGTCAACATTGAACACCGGGACCTAGATGGCATGTTCATCTATAACTGTAGTCGCCTGATAAAGATGTATGAGAAAGTGGGCCCACAATTGGAAGGGGGCAT GGCATGTGGAGGGGTTGTTGGAGTTGTCGATGTGCCCTACTTGGTCCTAGAACCTACACACAACAAACAGGACTTTGCTGATGCCAAGGAGTACCGGCACCTGCTGCGAGCTATGGGGGAGCACCTGGCACAGTATTGGAAGGACATTGCCATTG CCCAGCGTGGAATCATCAAGTTCTGGGATGAGTTTGGCTATCTCTCTGCCAACTGGAACCAGCCCCCATCCAGTGAGTTGCGATACAAACGCCGGAGAGCTATGGAAATCCCTACCACCATTCAGTGTG ATTTGTGTCTGAAGTGGAGGACCCTCCCCTTCCAGTTGAGTTCAGTGGAAAAAGATTACCCTGACACCTGGGTTTGTTCCATGAACCCTGATCCTGAGCAGGACCG GTGTGAGGCTTCTGAACAGAAGCAAAAGGTTCCCCTGGGGACATTCAAAAAGGACCTGAAAAcccaggaagagaagcagaaacAGCTAACAGAAAAAATCCGCCAGCAGCAGGAGAAGTTAGAGGCCCTTCAG AAAACCACACCCATCCGCTCCCAAGCTGACCTGAAGAAATTGCCCTTGGAAGTGACCACCAGACCTTCCACTGAG GAACCTGCGCGGAGACCTCAGCGTCCTCGGTCACCCCCTTTACCTGCTGTGATAAAGAATGCCCCGAGCAGACCTCCTTCCCTGCAAACTTCCAGACCAGCCAGCCAAACTCGAAAAGCCCCTGTCATCAACAGCCTTCCAAAGCCACCTGCTCTGGCAACCCGGGTAGAGGCCAGTACCTCTAGACTTCTCCAGCCACCAGAGGCACCTCGAAAACCTGCAAATAGTCTGGTCAAGACTGTGCCCCGCTCTGCTCCTCTGGTTCAGCCACTGTCACCATCTCTGTTACCTAACTCCAAGAGCCTTCGGGAGGTCCCTGCCCCCAAAGCCATCAAGACTCCAGTGGTCAAGAAGCCAGAGCCACCTATTAAACTCTCCCCG GCTACCCCTGGTCGGAAGCGGAGTCTTGGGGTCTCTGATGAGGAAGAAGCTGAGGAAGAGCCTGAGAAGAGGAAGGAGCGGTGCAAGAGGGGCAAATTTGctgtgaaggaggaaaggaaggaatcaAATGAG TTGTCAGACAGTGCTGGGGAAGAGGACCCAGCTGACCTCAAGAAAGCTCAGAAAG ATAAAGGGCTGCACGTGGAGGTACGTGTGAACAGAGAGTGGTACACAGGCCGTGTCACAGCTGTGGAGGTGGGCAAGAATGTGGTACGGTGGAAGGTGAAATTTGACTATGTACCCACAGATACGACTCCAAGAGATCGCTG GGTGGAGAAAGGCAGTGAAGATGTGAGGCTGATGAAGCCACCCTCTCCAGAGTATCAGAGCCCTGACACACAGCaagagggtggggaggaagaggaggccgTAGTGGCCCAGCAGGCTGTAGCCATGGCAGAGCCCTCCACCTCTGACTGCATCCGCATTGAGCCTGATACCACTGCCCCAAACACCAACCATGAGACAATTGACTTGCTGGTCCAGATTCTCCg GAATTGCTTACGGTATTTCCTGCCTCCGAGTTTTCCCATCTCTAAGAAGGAACTGAGTGCTATGAATTCAGATGAGCTAATATCTTTTCCCCTG